A genomic stretch from Lathyrus oleraceus cultivar Zhongwan6 chromosome 2, CAAS_Psat_ZW6_1.0, whole genome shotgun sequence includes:
- the LOC127120738 gene encoding thioredoxin H-type isoform X1 has translation MLAVFTSFNNYMGNCVVKSHSHVKEDDSLHQDVEFASGKVHLINTKESWDQKLEQARGDGKMVIANFSATWCGPCKMIAPYYCELSEHYPSIMFLLIDVDELIDFSTSWDIKATPTFFFLRDGQEIDKLVGANKPELERKIASVNVVPRHQ, from the exons ATGCTTGCAGTTTTCACTTCATTCAACAACTACATGGGGAATTGTGTGGTTAAG TCTCACTCTCATGTGAAAGAGGATGATTCTCTTCATCAGGACGTCGAATTTGCTTCTGGGAAGGTTCATCTTATTAATACCAAAGAATCTTGGGACCAAAAGTTAGAACAAGCAAGAGGAGATGGAAAAATG GTTATTGCAAATTTCAGTGCGACGTGGTGTGGTCCTTGTAAGATGATTGCACCATATTATTGCGAGTTATCCGAGCACTATCCGTCCATTATGTTCTTACTAATTGATGTCGATGAACTAATT GACTTTAGCACGTCGTGGGACATTAAAGCCACGCCGACGTTCTTTTTTCTTAGAGATGGACAAGAGATTGACAAACTTGTAGGAGCCAACAAGCCAGAGCTGGAGAGGAAGATTGCTAGTGTTAATGTGGTTCCCCGACATCAATAG
- the LOC127120738 gene encoding thioredoxin H4-1 isoform X3, whose amino-acid sequence MLAVFTSFNNYMGNCVVKDVEFASGKVHLINTKESWDQKLEQARGDGKMVIANFSATWCGPCKMIAPYYCELSEHYPSIMFLLIDVDELIDFSTSWDIKATPTFFFLRDGQEIDKLVGANKPELERKIASVNVVPRHQ is encoded by the exons ATGCTTGCAGTTTTCACTTCATTCAACAACTACATGGGGAATTGTGTGGTTAAG GACGTCGAATTTGCTTCTGGGAAGGTTCATCTTATTAATACCAAAGAATCTTGGGACCAAAAGTTAGAACAAGCAAGAGGAGATGGAAAAATG GTTATTGCAAATTTCAGTGCGACGTGGTGTGGTCCTTGTAAGATGATTGCACCATATTATTGCGAGTTATCCGAGCACTATCCGTCCATTATGTTCTTACTAATTGATGTCGATGAACTAATT GACTTTAGCACGTCGTGGGACATTAAAGCCACGCCGACGTTCTTTTTTCTTAGAGATGGACAAGAGATTGACAAACTTGTAGGAGCCAACAAGCCAGAGCTGGAGAGGAAGATTGCTAGTGTTAATGTGGTTCCCCGACATCAATAG
- the LOC127120737 gene encoding uncharacterized protein LOC127120737 isoform X2: MVNRRFTQVATSDEDEDEAPPPPQQHSKLRKRKRMKLLDEEEEDNDNSDNDEEKEEEKKDPPQTPDDAKPIGDPLRVSGKGRGRKRHYESFEFDGNQYYLEDPVLLVPEDKEQKPYVAIVKDIIQYFSGSIMVAGQWFYRPEEAEKKGGGSWKSCDTRELFYSFHRDEVPAESVMHKCVVHFVPLNKQFPKRKQHPGFIVQKVYDTLERKLWKLTDKDFEDVKQQEIDELVQKTQKRIGELLDIEPEESPPVDQEEVMKNKRSLRRKSISPIDVSREEEGIPKSDQHSKPETPMSCVNNNSEHHRILVNFNALTGNVHRDKWLERLLQHIQYMCNYDEGVEKGKGSGNADSDEIKIKNNDKTSEIANDCQDKGQKSSESFVWPDAAVSAIVALEKASNEALPTDFQKYNQKLRQLDFNLKNNALLARRLLNGELEPSKILNMTPIELKEGLTAEELTKKEPDEKQHMQMTDARCSRCMEFKVGLREIIHAGHDDRYQLECSACGNSWYASRDEVSTLTIDASDSKRSTGTAPSATAKFEDVQKKLASPRESENTADDISKKTGEPHVPVLDTQKSFGKSRKDDNIEGKKHVDKE, translated from the exons ATGGTCAATCGCCGATTCACTCAGGTAGCCACCAGCGACGAAGATGAAGACGAAGCACCACCGCCACCTCAGCAACATTCCAAGCTACGCAAACGGAAGAGAATGAAGCTTCtagacgaagaagaagaagacaacGACAATAGCGATAACGATGAGGAGAAGGAAGAGGAGAAAAAGGATCCGCCTCAGACTCCAGATGATGCTAAACCAATTGGTGATCCTCTTAGGGTTTCGGGGAAAGGAAGAGGGAGAAAGAGACATTACGAATCCTTCGAATTCGATGGCAACCAATACTATCTC GAGGATCCTGTTCTTCTTGTGCCTGAGGATAAAGAACAAAAGCCCTATGTTGCTATAGTTAAA GACATTATACAGTACTTTAGTGGAAGTATAATGGTGGCAGGACAGTGGTTTTATCGTCCTGAAGAAGCTGAAAAAAAAGGCGGTGGCAGCTGGAAATCGTGTGATACAAGGGAGCTTTTTTATAGTTTCCACCGGGATGAGGTTCCTGCAGAGTCTGTTATGCACAAGTGTGTGGTGCACTTTGTTCCCTTAAACAAACAGTTTCCCAAACGTAAGCAACATCCTGGCTTTATTGTACAAAAGGTGTATGACACTTTGGAAAGGAAACTCTGGAAGCTTACTGATAAGGACTTTGAAGATGTTAAACAGCAAGAAATCGACGAGCTTGTTCAGAAAACTCAGAAACGCATCGGCGAGTTACTTGACATTGAGCCTGAAGAATCCCCTCCTGTTGATCAGGAGGAGGTGATGAAAAATAAAAGAAGCTTAAGGAGAAAGAGCATTTCACCCATTGATGTTTCAAGGGAGGAGGAAGGAATTCCTAAGAGTGACCAACATTCGAAGCCCGAAACACCCATGAGTTGTGTAAATAATAACTCAGAGCATCATCGCATATTAGTGAATTTCAATGCACTAACTGGAAACGTTCATCGTGACAAATGGTTGGAGAGGCTGCTTCAGCACATTCAGTACATGTGTAATTATGACGAGGGTGTAGAAAAGGGAAAGGGATCAGGAAATGCCGATTCTGACGaaatcaaaataaaaaacaatGATAAAACATCAGAAATAGCAAATGACTGTCAGGACAAGGGTCAGAAG AGTTCCGAGTCTTTTGTGTGGCCAGATGCTGCTGTTTCAGCCATAGTTGCTCTTGAGAAAGCTTCCAATGAGGCCCTTCCAACAGATTTTCAGAAGTACAACCAAAAGCTACGGCAATTGGATTTTAATCTCAAG AACAATGCATTGCTAGCACGCCGTCTGCTAAATGGAGAGTTGGAACCTTCTAAAATTTTGAATATGACACCCATTGAATTAAAG GAGGGTTTGACTGCTGAGGAATTAACCAAGAAGGAGCCTGATGAGAAACAACACATGCAA ATGACGGATGCCCGCTGCTCAAGATGCATGGAGTTTAAGGTGGGCTTGAGGGAGATTATCCATGCTGGACACGATGACCGTTATCAG CTGGAATGCTCTGCCTGTGGTAATTCCTGGTATGCCTCCCGGGATGAAGTGTCTACACTGACCATAGATGCATCGGACTCAAAGAGAAGCACAGGCACAGCACCATCGGCCACAGCAAAATTTGAAGATGTTCAGAAGAAGCTGGCAAGCCCCCGTGAATCTGAAAACACAGCTGATGATATCTCTAAGAAAACAGGTGAACCTCATGTGCCTGTTTTGGACACCCAGAAATCATTTGGCAAGTCCAGGAAAGATGACAATATCGAGGGCAAAAAACATGTTGATAAGGAATGA
- the LOC127120738 gene encoding thioredoxin H-type isoform X4, translating to MGNCVVKDVEFASGKVHLINTKESWDQKLEQARGDGKMVIANFSATWCGPCKMIAPYYCELSEHYPSIMFLLIDVDELIDFSTSWDIKATPTFFFLRDGQEIDKLVGANKPELERKIASVNVVPRHQ from the exons ATGGGGAATTGTGTGGTTAAG GACGTCGAATTTGCTTCTGGGAAGGTTCATCTTATTAATACCAAAGAATCTTGGGACCAAAAGTTAGAACAAGCAAGAGGAGATGGAAAAATG GTTATTGCAAATTTCAGTGCGACGTGGTGTGGTCCTTGTAAGATGATTGCACCATATTATTGCGAGTTATCCGAGCACTATCCGTCCATTATGTTCTTACTAATTGATGTCGATGAACTAATT GACTTTAGCACGTCGTGGGACATTAAAGCCACGCCGACGTTCTTTTTTCTTAGAGATGGACAAGAGATTGACAAACTTGTAGGAGCCAACAAGCCAGAGCTGGAGAGGAAGATTGCTAGTGTTAATGTGGTTCCCCGACATCAATAG
- the LOC127120737 gene encoding uncharacterized protein LOC127120737 isoform X1, with the protein MVNRRFTQVATSDEDEDEAPPPPQQHSKLRKRKRMKLLDEEEEDNDNSDNDEEKEEEKKDPPQTPDDAKPIGDPLRVSGKGRGRKRHYESFEFDGNQYYLEDPVLLVPEDKEQKPYVAIVKDIIQYFSGSIMVAGQWFYRPEEAEKKGGGSWKSCDTRELFYSFHRDEVPAESVMHKCVVHFVPLNKQFPKRKQHPGFIVQKVYDTLERKLWKLTDKDFEDVKQQEIDELVQKTQKRIGELLDIEPEESPPVDQEEVMKNKRSLRRKSISPIDVSREEEGIPKSDQHSKPETPMSCVNNNSEHHRILVNFNALTGNVHRDKWLERLLQHIQYMCNYDEGVEKGKGSGNADSDEIKIKNNDKTSEIANDCQDKGQKSSESFVWPDAAVSAIVALEKASNEALPTDFQKYNQKLRQLDFNLKNNALLARRLLNGELEPSKILNMTPIELKEGLTAEELTKKEPDEKQHMQQMTDARCSRCMEFKVGLREIIHAGHDDRYQLECSACGNSWYASRDEVSTLTIDASDSKRSTGTAPSATAKFEDVQKKLASPRESENTADDISKKTGEPHVPVLDTQKSFGKSRKDDNIEGKKHVDKE; encoded by the exons ATGGTCAATCGCCGATTCACTCAGGTAGCCACCAGCGACGAAGATGAAGACGAAGCACCACCGCCACCTCAGCAACATTCCAAGCTACGCAAACGGAAGAGAATGAAGCTTCtagacgaagaagaagaagacaacGACAATAGCGATAACGATGAGGAGAAGGAAGAGGAGAAAAAGGATCCGCCTCAGACTCCAGATGATGCTAAACCAATTGGTGATCCTCTTAGGGTTTCGGGGAAAGGAAGAGGGAGAAAGAGACATTACGAATCCTTCGAATTCGATGGCAACCAATACTATCTC GAGGATCCTGTTCTTCTTGTGCCTGAGGATAAAGAACAAAAGCCCTATGTTGCTATAGTTAAA GACATTATACAGTACTTTAGTGGAAGTATAATGGTGGCAGGACAGTGGTTTTATCGTCCTGAAGAAGCTGAAAAAAAAGGCGGTGGCAGCTGGAAATCGTGTGATACAAGGGAGCTTTTTTATAGTTTCCACCGGGATGAGGTTCCTGCAGAGTCTGTTATGCACAAGTGTGTGGTGCACTTTGTTCCCTTAAACAAACAGTTTCCCAAACGTAAGCAACATCCTGGCTTTATTGTACAAAAGGTGTATGACACTTTGGAAAGGAAACTCTGGAAGCTTACTGATAAGGACTTTGAAGATGTTAAACAGCAAGAAATCGACGAGCTTGTTCAGAAAACTCAGAAACGCATCGGCGAGTTACTTGACATTGAGCCTGAAGAATCCCCTCCTGTTGATCAGGAGGAGGTGATGAAAAATAAAAGAAGCTTAAGGAGAAAGAGCATTTCACCCATTGATGTTTCAAGGGAGGAGGAAGGAATTCCTAAGAGTGACCAACATTCGAAGCCCGAAACACCCATGAGTTGTGTAAATAATAACTCAGAGCATCATCGCATATTAGTGAATTTCAATGCACTAACTGGAAACGTTCATCGTGACAAATGGTTGGAGAGGCTGCTTCAGCACATTCAGTACATGTGTAATTATGACGAGGGTGTAGAAAAGGGAAAGGGATCAGGAAATGCCGATTCTGACGaaatcaaaataaaaaacaatGATAAAACATCAGAAATAGCAAATGACTGTCAGGACAAGGGTCAGAAG AGTTCCGAGTCTTTTGTGTGGCCAGATGCTGCTGTTTCAGCCATAGTTGCTCTTGAGAAAGCTTCCAATGAGGCCCTTCCAACAGATTTTCAGAAGTACAACCAAAAGCTACGGCAATTGGATTTTAATCTCAAG AACAATGCATTGCTAGCACGCCGTCTGCTAAATGGAGAGTTGGAACCTTCTAAAATTTTGAATATGACACCCATTGAATTAAAG GAGGGTTTGACTGCTGAGGAATTAACCAAGAAGGAGCCTGATGAGAAACAACACATGCAA CAGATGACGGATGCCCGCTGCTCAAGATGCATGGAGTTTAAGGTGGGCTTGAGGGAGATTATCCATGCTGGACACGATGACCGTTATCAG CTGGAATGCTCTGCCTGTGGTAATTCCTGGTATGCCTCCCGGGATGAAGTGTCTACACTGACCATAGATGCATCGGACTCAAAGAGAAGCACAGGCACAGCACCATCGGCCACAGCAAAATTTGAAGATGTTCAGAAGAAGCTGGCAAGCCCCCGTGAATCTGAAAACACAGCTGATGATATCTCTAAGAAAACAGGTGAACCTCATGTGCCTGTTTTGGACACCCAGAAATCATTTGGCAAGTCCAGGAAAGATGACAATATCGAGGGCAAAAAACATGTTGATAAGGAATGA
- the LOC127120738 gene encoding thioredoxin H-type isoform X2, which yields MGNCVVKSHSHVKEDDSLHQDVEFASGKVHLINTKESWDQKLEQARGDGKMVIANFSATWCGPCKMIAPYYCELSEHYPSIMFLLIDVDELIDFSTSWDIKATPTFFFLRDGQEIDKLVGANKPELERKIASVNVVPRHQ from the exons ATGGGGAATTGTGTGGTTAAG TCTCACTCTCATGTGAAAGAGGATGATTCTCTTCATCAGGACGTCGAATTTGCTTCTGGGAAGGTTCATCTTATTAATACCAAAGAATCTTGGGACCAAAAGTTAGAACAAGCAAGAGGAGATGGAAAAATG GTTATTGCAAATTTCAGTGCGACGTGGTGTGGTCCTTGTAAGATGATTGCACCATATTATTGCGAGTTATCCGAGCACTATCCGTCCATTATGTTCTTACTAATTGATGTCGATGAACTAATT GACTTTAGCACGTCGTGGGACATTAAAGCCACGCCGACGTTCTTTTTTCTTAGAGATGGACAAGAGATTGACAAACTTGTAGGAGCCAACAAGCCAGAGCTGGAGAGGAAGATTGCTAGTGTTAATGTGGTTCCCCGACATCAATAG